TGGATTTTCAAGCTGACCAGTAGCAAGTTGAAATCTGAGGTTAAATAATTCTTCTTTTAGGGAAGCAAGTTTTTGGTTAAGTTCACCAGCACTCATATCGCGTATATCATTAACCTTCATTTACTTCACCGCCCTCCGCTTGCGCTTTCGCCTGCGCTATTGATTGTGCTTTTGTTACGAATTTTGTTTTAATAGGAAGTTTGTGTGCTGCAAGACGCATAGCTTCTTTAGCTACTTCTTCAGCAACGCCATCCATTTCAAACATGATACGACCTGGTTTTACTACTGCTACCCAGTATTCAGGTGAACCTTTACCACTACCCATACGAGTTTCAGCAGGTTTTGCAGTTACAGGCTTATCAGGGAATATTTTAATCCAAACTTTACCACCACGTTTGATGTAACGAGTCATCGCAATACGTGCAGCTTCAATTTGTCTATTTGTAATCCATGCTGGTTCAAGCGCTTGTAAGCCAAATTCACCATGACTTACTGTGTTACCTCTTAGCGCTTTACCTTTCATACGACCACGGAACTGTTTACGGTGTTTCACTCTTTTTGGTAATAACATTATGCTTCGCTCCCTTCCACTTCGGCAGCAGCAGGTCTTTTTACTTCTGGTAAAACTTCACCTTTGAAAATCCATACTTTTACGCCAATTAAGCCGTAAGTTGTATGTGCTTCAGCAGTACCGTAATCAATGTCAGCTCTTAAAGTATGAAGTGGAATACTACCTTCACGATAAGATTCACTTCTTGCAATTTCAGCACCGCCTAAACGACCGCCTACCATTACTTTAATACCTTTCGCGCCCATACGCATTGTACGACCAACAGCTTGCTTCATCGCACGACGGAACGCAATACGACGTTCTAATTGAGCTGCAATATTTTCAGCAACTAATGTTGAATCAAGATCAGGTTGTTTAATTTCAGCAATATTGATATCAACGTGTTTAGTTGTTAATTTTTTTAAGCCTTTTTTAATAGTTTCAATTCCTGAACCGCCACGACCGATAACCATACCTGGTTTCGCTGTGTGAATCGTTAATTTTAAACGATTTTGTCCACGTTCAGTTTCAATTTTTGATACGCCCGCAGTACGAAGTGATTCTTTCAAATACTTACGAACTTTTATATCTTCATGCAAATTATTTGCATAATCTTTATCAGCATACCACTTAGCATCCCATGTTTTTACAACACCAAGACGTAAGCCATGTGGATTAACTTTTTGACCCAATTCGTTTCCCTCCTTCTTATCTTTCTTTTACAACAACTGTTACATGACTGGAACGTTTTAGGATTTTAAACGCTTGCCCACGGGAAC
This genomic interval from Selenobaculum gibii contains the following:
- the rpmC gene encoding 50S ribosomal protein L29; protein product: MKVNDIRDMSAGELNQKLASLKEELFNLRFQLATGQLENPMRIKEVKKTIARIKTIQREQELKAEQA
- the rplP gene encoding 50S ribosomal protein L16, producing MLLPKRVKHRKQFRGRMKGKALRGNTVSHGEFGLQALEPAWITNRQIEAARIAMTRYIKRGGKVWIKIFPDKPVTAKPAETRMGSGKGSPEYWVAVVKPGRIMFEMDGVAEEVAKEAMRLAAHKLPIKTKFVTKAQSIAQAKAQAEGGEVNEG
- the rpsC gene encoding 30S ribosomal protein S3, encoding MGQKVNPHGLRLGVVKTWDAKWYADKDYANNLHEDIKVRKYLKESLRTAGVSKIETERGQNRLKLTIHTAKPGMVIGRGGSGIETIKKGLKKLTTKHVDINIAEIKQPDLDSTLVAENIAAQLERRIAFRRAMKQAVGRTMRMGAKGIKVMVGGRLGGAEIARSESYREGSIPLHTLRADIDYGTAEAHTTYGLIGVKVWIFKGEVLPEVKRPAAAEVEGSEA